The stretch of DNA AGCTTCCGGATAGCGTCCGCCGCGCCGATGGATTGCAGTCGTCAATGCCTGATGAGCTTGAGAGAGTTGACCATTTAATAAACTCGCCAATCCGACCCCACGCCAACTTTCAGCATCAGTGGTTCGCTGCGCGACCGCCTTTTCAAATGCCTGGGTCGCTTCAGCGTATTTTTTCTGGCGCAGGAGCAAGATCCCCAGGTTGTGGTAGGCAGCCACATCGGTATCCCCATGCGTCAGGGCCAGTTGCAGGTGTTGGTGGGCTTGATCAAGTTTGTTTTGGCGAGCCAGCGCATTACTGAGGTTGCGATGGGCAAAAGCAAAATCCGGTTGAGCCTCAATCGCCTGGCGATAGGCTTCGGCGGCCTTTTCGATATTTCCCTGGGCGTAATAAAAATTTCCAAGATTGAAATAGGCTTTTGGATATGGCTGATCTGAATATTCGATGGCCCGCTGGATTGCTTCAAGGGGTTCCTGGGTGCGACGGGTTTCAAAATATTTCCCCTGCTCAAACAAGACGACCGCCAGATTATGATGGGCCCGGGGCAGTCTCGGTTCAATCGAGAGTGCCTCGCGAAAGGCTTCGGCGGCTTCCTCCAATTTGCCAAAATCCCGCAAGGCAATCCCCAAATCCAGATAGGCACTGGTCAAATCAGGATCAGACTTGACTGCGGTTTCAAATTCCTGGACGGCTGCCGCAACATTCCCGCTTTCATAAAACACCATGCCAAGTTCTTGATGGAGCTGGGCTCGACGTGGGTCAAGTTGGAGTGCCGCCTGGAAGCTGGCCACGGCCCTTCCCCAATCACCCAGCAACCGGGAAGCCTGTCCCAGACCAACCCAACCATCAATGGCCTGGGGTTGTGCATCAACCGCTGCCTGAAAACAGACCAGTGCGTCGAGATAATCTTTTTGCCCAAGCGCAATCTGGCCAAGCGTCAAGTGGCCAGCTAAAAATTCAGGCTGTTGAGCTAACAGGTCACGCAATATTTCGCGAGCCCGGTCTGGATTTCCGAGCTCATACCAGATGGTGGCCAGATGGATATAAGACCAGGGCTGCTGTGGTGCCGAGCGAATGGCTTCCTGAAAGGCGGTTTTGGCTTCGGCTGGGCGATGGAGTTGTTTGAGCAGTGCGCCGCGGCTGTAGTGGGCAGCAGCCAAATCAGGTTGCAGCCTCAGCGCCTGTTCAATTTCACTCAGCCCGGCATCGAGCCGCCCCAACTGGGCCAGGGTTAAACCGAGATTATGATGGGCTTCAGGATACGGTGTTGCAGATCGGGAGATCGCCTTCTGATAGGCATCAACAGCCTGTTCGAGCTTTCCCTGGCTGATCAAGGCGATTCCCAGAAAGTACCAGGCTTCAGCCGACTGGGATGGATAGGTGGTGATGACTGATTGAAAAGTGGCAATTGCGTCGGCAATTTCCCCCTGAGCAAACGCCTCTTTGCCGACCTGTAACAGCTCAGCCGCCGTTTCCCCCTCTTGACGCCCACCGCTGGACTCGACTGTGTTTGATAAACTTCCGGTGTTGCGCACAGCCATGTGCCCCCCTTTGCGTCAGAATACAATGTTTGGGATTTCCCTGGCCTGTGAAAATTCCACATCTCAGCTTTCTCAACTCACAAACCAGGGTGGACCCTGGTGTTGAGAAAGCTGCTCGGGTGACTATCATTGGGTGATAGCACGCCGAAGAATAATTGCTGGTTGTGTGCTCCGCGAGGGGATAAGCGGGGACAAAAACCTGCCTGAGGTTGGAATGGGACTCCAGTTCAGAGGTGTTTGTCGCTGAGTACCAGGTGCGGAACCGACGCTGCCAGTTGGTCGGGCTCAAGGCATCGGGCTGAGTCAATCCAAATCCGTTTCCGCCCGCTCAGTACTGAGCCGGGAATCAGGACTCTTCGAGTTGCAAGATGGCAATATACGGCAGATTGCGATACCGTTCGGCATAGTCAAGACCATAGCCGACCACAAATTCATTGGGAATGGTGAAGCCGGTGTATGCCACATCAACCTGCGCCAGTCGCCGTTCCGGTTTGT from Acidobacteriota bacterium encodes:
- a CDS encoding tetratricopeptide repeat protein, which produces MAVRNTGSLSNTVESSGGRQEGETAAELLQVGKEAFAQGEIADAIATFQSVITTYPSQSAEAWYFLGIALISQGKLEQAVDAYQKAISRSATPYPEAHHNLGLTLAQLGRLDAGLSEIEQALRLQPDLAAAHYSRGALLKQLHRPAEAKTAFQEAIRSAPQQPWSYIHLATIWYELGNPDRAREILRDLLAQQPEFLAGHLTLGQIALGQKDYLDALVCFQAAVDAQPQAIDGWVGLGQASRLLGDWGRAVASFQAALQLDPRRAQLHQELGMVFYESGNVAAAVQEFETAVKSDPDLTSAYLDLGIALRDFGKLEEAAEAFREALSIEPRLPRAHHNLAVVLFEQGKYFETRRTQEPLEAIQRAIEYSDQPYPKAYFNLGNFYYAQGNIEKAAEAYRQAIEAQPDFAFAHRNLSNALARQNKLDQAHQHLQLALTHGDTDVAAYHNLGILLLRQKKYAEATQAFEKAVAQRTTDAESWRGVGLASLLNGQLSQAHQALTTAIHRRGGRYPEAQYDLGRVQAAQGDHEAACKSFQLTITEMGGVYWRAHYQLSHSQAALSQFPAAIQSLRTAIEQLGQLFPEGHYELGMLLVRAGNGLDATQVFRTAIEQRKGKYPEAYYRLGRIYSQQGNPTAAIAAYRTAIEQRGGNYSEAYQDLGRVLYRTGDLNGANEAYSAAVRFQGKTIVPTDTSKSPINQNPATELDEEFLKRLRQAAPLYDAGG